CCGAAGGCGATCCAGGCCCCCGCGCCGAGGTAGCGCGCCGGTTCGCGGTACCCCTGGGAGGCGAGTAGCAACGCCGCGAGGAACGCGCCGATCGCGGCCCACGCCAGCAGGCCCGACGACGGAGTGGTTCCCTCGGCCGCGGCCAGTACGGGCGAGAGCGTCGCCGAACCGACGAGGTCGTAGCCGACGACCGACGCTGCCCCGGTCGCGGCGGTTGCGAACGGCATAGTCATGTCTGAGTGAAGGACGCGCCCGCTATCAACTTGACGCCTCGGCTTCTCGAGGGAATCGCCGGCCATCGTCGGGAGAGTGCGAGCTTTCGTCGGAAACGCCACCTGTTACCGCGCGTCCTCCGGCAGGTCGATCGACTCGAGACGCGTCGGCGACCGCGTTCCTTTTTGCCGTCCTCCCGAAAGTGACGGTGTATGGTCGACGTCCTCGACAACAAGCGGGCCGCGACGCGGTTTCGGATCCTCGTCCAGATCGCCGAGCGCCAGCCCGCCGTCAGCCAGGGTGAGATCGCCGAGGAAGTCGGCGTGACGAGTCAGGCCGTCAGCGAGTACATCCGCGAACTCGTCGACGACGACCTCGTCGAGAAGGAAGGCCGCTCGCGGTACCGCGTCACGCCGGAAGGCGTCGACTGGCTGTTCCGGACCGCCGACGACATCCGCCGGTTCGCCGACCACGTGACCGGCGACGTCTTAGACGCGATGAGCGAGGCGGCCTACCTCGCGACCGACGATATCGCGGAGGGCGACACCGTGACGCTGTTCGTCGAGGACGGGCTGCTCCACGCGAAGCCCGGCGACGAGGGACCGGCGACCGGCGTCGCGACGACCGACGCCGAGGCGGGCACCGACGTCGGCGTCACGAGCTTCGAGGGCGTGATGGACTTAGAGCCGGGCTCGGTCACCGTCCTGCAGGTGCCCGCGGTCCGCAGCGGCGGGAGCCGGGCGGTCGACGCCGATTTCGTCGCCGAGCGCTGCGAGGCGGCCGATCTGGTCGTGGCCGCCGGCGTCGAAGCCGTCGTCGCCTGCCGACAGGCCGGCGCGGACCCCGCGGTACCGTTCGCGGCCGGCGAGACCGCCGCCGAGGGGGCCGAACGGGGCCTCGAGGTGACTGCGATCGTCACGACCGACGAGGTCGGCCGCGTCACCGACACGCTCCGGGACGCCGACGTCACCTACGAAGTCCTCGAGGGCTGAGCCGGCCGGCGACCGGCAGAGCGGCCGATCGCCGAGGATCGCGGATGAGCCGATCGCGAACGATTTCTCGGAACTCCCTACCGGTAAGAGCGTGGTACTTGATACCACGAGCATGGAATCCGTCGGCAGCGGACTCGCGGCCATCGACTGGAACGGCACTCGAGCGGACGTTTACCTCTCCCGTCCGGACAAGCGCAACGCGATGACCGTCCCGCTCATGCGGGATCTGATCACTGCTTTCGAGGCGGTCGACGCCGACGAGGAGGTTCGGGCGGTGACGCTGCTCGGCGAAGGACCCGTCTTCTGTGCCGGCATGGATTTGGAGATGATGCGCGACCGGGTCGAGCCCGACGCCGAGATCGATCGCGACGTCTTCCCCGAGGTCCTCGAGACCATCGAAGAGTTCCGGCGGCCGGTCGTCGCCGGGATCAAACGCGCCGCGCCCGCGGGGGCGTTCGAACTCACGCTGCCCTGTGACTTCCGGGTCATCGGCCGCGAGGCTAAGTACGGCCTGCTCGAGGTGCGACTCGGGACCTTCCCCCACGCGGGCGGCACCCAGCGCCTGCCGCGCCTCGTCGGGCTCTCGAAGGCCAAGGAGATCGTCCTCACCGGGGAGTTCGTCGATCCCGAGGACGCCGCCGACATGGGGCTGGTCCACGAGGTCGTCGACACCGAGGCCGTCGACGAGCGCGCGAAGGCGTTCGCCGACGACCTCTGCGAGAACGCGCCGCTGGGCCTGCGCAATGCGAAGCGGGCGCTCAACGCCGCCCTCGAGCTGCCGCTCGAGCGGGGGCTGGAGTACGAACGCCAGTTGGCCTACGAACTCGACGACACTCACGACTACCGAGAGGGGTTCGAAGCGCGTCTCGAGGACCGCGAGCCGGAGTTTCGCGGCGAATAGCGGCCCCGAGTCGAGAAGATTCGGACGTCGTTCGGCGATCGAGTCCTACCGCCGATCGTAGACCCGCACCGCTCTGTCGTGGCGTTTGGACAACCCGTTCGGGTTCCGACGGGACGATCGGTCGGCCCAGCGGGCCCGCAGTCCGTCGCGGAGTCCGCCGGTGGCGTTTGCGACGACGTCGGTCCCGTTTCCGACCCAGTCGGTCGGCGTCGCGTCACCGGTGACGACGTCCCGAACGCCCGCGGTCCCGTCGCGGAGGGCGCTCCCGACGATTCGGCCGACCGTCGTCGGCCGCACGCCGTAGTTCTTCGCGAGTCGGTAGGCCCGGGAGCGGTAAGTGTCCCCCCAGTCGCGGTCGGTCTGCCCGCCGTCGGTGCCGACCTCGCACCTGGCGGCCATCCCCGCGTCCCACTCGGTTTCGAAGCCGAGGCCGGCCAGGCGGTGGGCGCAGTCGCGTTCGCCGCCGACCTCGAGGTACTCGTCGAACCCGTCCAGGGCCTCGAGGACGGTCCGATCGAACGCGACGTTGTTGCCGTCGAAGTGGGTGACGCTGCGCCCGGCGACAGTGTGCGGATTCTGCAGGTCGTAATCGAGTTCTCCGCCGGTCACGGGGCCGGTGACGACGTCGGTGCCGTCGGCGATCGCGCGCTCGACGGCGTCGTACCAGCTGTACTCGATCGCGTACTCTCCGTCGAGGAAGGCGACGACGTCACCCGTCGCAGCGCGAAGGCCGGCGTTGCGCGAGACGTTCGAGTTCCGTTCGGAGATTTCGACGAGGACGTCGACGTCCGAACGGTCGCGGACGACGCCGGTCGTCCCGTCGGAGGAAGGGCCGTTGACGACGACGATTTCCGTCGCGGACGGCGTCCGCTCGGAGAGCGCGTCGAGACACGAGAGTAATCGCTCTCGGTCGTTGAGCGTCGATACCACTACCGAGAGCTCCATACGCGGTAGTAGCGTCCATCGATAGTAAAAATACGGGGTTCGCCGCTGCGAGCGGCTCGCGGCCAGCGGACAGGCGATCGGTCACCGGACGCGGGTGTTCCAGTAGGAGACCGACGCGAGGTGGTCGGTCACCGGCAGCGACCCGATCAACTCGTCGAGCGTCCGGATCGGCGTCGCGAGCTCGTTGGGGATCGACCGGTAGAGCCCGTACGGAGCGATGAAGTCGTCTTCGACGTCCTCCAGCGTCAGGTTCGTCTTCGCTAAGAGAATCGCCACTTCGCTCTTCGAGTAGAGCCGCGATCCCATCGGCAGCGCCCAGTTGTAGATGCTGCGCGCGCTAAATCGGTTGAACGTGTCGAAGACGATCTGATCCCGAGACACCCGGCGCATCTCCTCCAAGAAGGCCTCCGGGTCGTCCGCGAGGTGGAAAAACCGCATCGCGATGACGGTGTCGAAGTGATCGTCCGGAAACGGGAGCCGGCCCGCGTCCCCGCGGAGGAACTCCAGGGTTCCCTCGAGGGCCGCGTCCTTCGTCTTCTCCCGTCCCTGCTGTAACATCGCCGCCGAGATATCGAGTCCCACGACGTCGGCGCCCTGCTGGGCGAGCATCACGGTAAACCGCCCGGTACCACAGGCGATTTCGAGGATATTCCGGTCCTCGACGGGCATGATCGCCTCGAGGACTGCTTCCTTCTCCCGACGGTCGATGAGCTGACCGCCCCGGGAGAAGCGCTTGTCGTCGTACTCCTCGGCGACGTCGTCGGCCTGGTACCACTCCTGTCCTTTCACACTGGGCGCAACTACAGGAGCGGGAGGATAAAACGATACTGGAGTCTATCGATACCCGGGACGACGGTGCCGACCGAAACCGGCTCGAACCCCGCGATCGAGCGGCTCCTTTGCTGTGTTAATACGCCATTCATACCCCTTATACAAACTGAACTATTCGTATCCACATATA
This portion of the Haloterrigena gelatinilytica genome encodes:
- a CDS encoding class I SAM-dependent methyltransferase, translated to MKGQEWYQADDVAEEYDDKRFSRGGQLIDRREKEAVLEAIMPVEDRNILEIACGTGRFTVMLAQQGADVVGLDISAAMLQQGREKTKDAALEGTLEFLRGDAGRLPFPDDHFDTVIAMRFFHLADDPEAFLEEMRRVSRDQIVFDTFNRFSARSIYNWALPMGSRLYSKSEVAILLAKTNLTLEDVEDDFIAPYGLYRSIPNELATPIRTLDELIGSLPVTDHLASVSYWNTRVR
- a CDS encoding glycosyltransferase family 2 protein: MELSVVVSTLNDRERLLSCLDALSERTPSATEIVVVNGPSSDGTTGVVRDRSDVDVLVEISERNSNVSRNAGLRAATGDVVAFLDGEYAIEYSWYDAVERAIADGTDVVTGPVTGGELDYDLQNPHTVAGRSVTHFDGNNVAFDRTVLEALDGFDEYLEVGGERDCAHRLAGLGFETEWDAGMAARCEVGTDGGQTDRDWGDTYRSRAYRLAKNYGVRPTTVGRIVGSALRDGTAGVRDVVTGDATPTDWVGNGTDVVANATGGLRDGLRARWADRSSRRNPNGLSKRHDRAVRVYDRR
- a CDS encoding DUF7839 domain-containing protein, with the protein product MVDVLDNKRAATRFRILVQIAERQPAVSQGEIAEEVGVTSQAVSEYIRELVDDDLVEKEGRSRYRVTPEGVDWLFRTADDIRRFADHVTGDVLDAMSEAAYLATDDIAEGDTVTLFVEDGLLHAKPGDEGPATGVATTDAEAGTDVGVTSFEGVMDLEPGSVTVLQVPAVRSGGSRAVDADFVAERCEAADLVVAAGVEAVVACRQAGADPAVPFAAGETAAEGAERGLEVTAIVTTDEVGRVTDTLRDADVTYEVLEG
- a CDS encoding enoyl-CoA hydratase/isomerase family protein, translated to MESVGSGLAAIDWNGTRADVYLSRPDKRNAMTVPLMRDLITAFEAVDADEEVRAVTLLGEGPVFCAGMDLEMMRDRVEPDAEIDRDVFPEVLETIEEFRRPVVAGIKRAAPAGAFELTLPCDFRVIGREAKYGLLEVRLGTFPHAGGTQRLPRLVGLSKAKEIVLTGEFVDPEDAADMGLVHEVVDTEAVDERAKAFADDLCENAPLGLRNAKRALNAALELPLERGLEYERQLAYELDDTHDYREGFEARLEDREPEFRGE